One region of Gouania willdenowi chromosome 13, fGouWil2.1, whole genome shotgun sequence genomic DNA includes:
- the nek3 gene encoding serine/threonine-protein kinase Nek3 isoform X1, translating to MEGYSELKVIGEGSFGRAVLVRCKNTLQEYVVKEIQLPKNQSKSLSSRREAVLLSRMKHPHIVAFREAFEADHLLCIVMEYCRGGDLLRRIQQQKTTCFTLDDILRWFTQMCAGAMYIHDMRVLHRDLKSKNIFLTDNGTIKLGDFGSACVLNSPKAYAHTYVGTPYYVAPEIWENKPYNNKSDVWSLGCVLYELCTLRHPVLALDLTSKHSQTLLTMHSYFQASSWKNLILKVCRGSYPPLPKHLPYELQHLLKQMFKTNPKDRPSLHTLLTCHRVSRLLRAHLPPPTTQAVARSRRRGHWDREEGPKVVSLLGQKSLINTMEDVVMTQSGGDVQMFGPRKQWAKEASESVLQMLANTSPMSSDSVESADHHNTSTTNTSTDKTCSPEEARQRRRWDRNPPERLLSLLEKARLSRDSSTFLIRKADANPLLGPLSPSHGDDPDGSEPEVTVDDDRLQPRSDDEDTDFEEDSPCDWMNEAEKMLSERL from the exons ATGGAAGGCTATTCAGAGCTTAAAGTAATCGGGGAAGGCTCTTTTGGTCGTGCTGTGTTAGTGCGGTGTAAAAACACTCTACAGGAGTATGTGGTGAAGGAAATCCAGCTGCCAAAG AATCAATCTAAATCGCTGAGTTCCCGAAGAGAAGCTGTGCTGCtgtccaggatgaaacatcctcACATCGTGGCCTTCAGGGAAGCGTTTGAag CTGACCACCTGCTGTGCATCGTTATGGAATACTGTAGGGGTGGTGATCTGCTGCGGAGGATTCAGCAACAGAAAACAACCTGTTTCACTCTGGATGAC ATCTTGAGGTGGTTTACTCAAATGTGTGCAGGAGCAATGTACATCCACGACATGCGGGTTTTGCATAGAGATTTGAAGTCCAAG AACATTTTCCTGACCGATAATGGGACCATCAAGCTCGGGGACTTTGGCTCAGCGTGTGTTCTGAACAG CCCGAAGGCTTATGCTCACACCTACGTAGGGACACCGTATTATGTGGCACCAGAAATCTGGGAGAATAAACCCTACAATAACAAAAG TGACGTCTGGTCTCTGGGCTGCGTCCTCTACGAGCTCTGCACCCTTCGACACCCGGTACTCGCCCTGGATTTGACCTCAAAACACTCTCAAACACTGTTGACGATGCATTCCTAT tttcAGGCCTCCAGCTGGAAGAATCTGATCCTGAAGGTGTGTCGGGGTTCGTATCCGCCGCTCCCAAAACACCTCCCCTACGAGCTGCAACATCTGCTCAAACAGATGTTCAAGACAAACCCCAAAGACCGGCCGTCGCTGCACACCCTCCTCACCTGTCACCGTGTGTCCAGACTCCTACGCGCACACCTGCCACCCCCCACCACCCAG GCTGTGGCTCGGAGCAGGCGGAGGGGTCACTGGGACAGAGAAGAGGGCCCGAAGGTTGTCAGTCTACTGGGACAGAAGAGTTTAATCAACACAAtggaag ATGTGGTGATGACTCAAAGCGGTGGCGACGTCCAAATGTTCGGTCCAAGAAAGCAGTGGGCGAAGGAGGCGTCTGAGTCTGTTCTGCAGATGTTGGCGAACACCAGCCCGATGTCGTCTGACAGCGTGGAGTCAGCTGATCACCACAACACCTCCACAACAAACACATCTACTGACAAAA CGTGTTCTCCAGAGGAGGCACGACAGAGGAGACGATGGGACAGGAACCCACCAGAGAGGCTCCTCAGTCTGCTGGAAAAGGCCCGACTCAGCAGGGACTCCAGCACCTTCTTAATTAGGAAAGCAG atGCTAACCCGCTGCTGGGACCTCTGTCTCCATCACACGGTGACGACCCTGATGGCTCAGAGCCAGAAGTGACCGTGGACGACGACCGACTTCAGCCACGGTCGGATGACGAGGACAC TGACTTTGAGGAAGACTCTCCATGTGACTGGATGAACGAAGCTGAGAAAATGCTTTCAGAGCGGCTGTGA
- the nek3 gene encoding serine/threonine-protein kinase Nek3 isoform X2 — MEGYSELKVIGEGSFGRAVLVRCKNTLQEYVVKEIQLPKNQSKSLSSRREAVLLSRMKHPHIVAFREAFEADHLLCIVMEYCRGGDLLRRIQQQKTTCFTLDDILRWFTQMCAGAMYIHDMRVLHRDLKSKNIFLTDNGTIKLGDFGSACVLNSPKAYAHTYVGTPYYVAPEIWENKPYNNKSDVWSLGCVLYELCTLRHPVLALDLTSKHSQTLLTMHSYFQASSWKNLILKVCRGSYPPLPKHLPYELQHLLKQMFKTNPKDRPSLHTLLTCHRVSRLLRAHLPPPTTQAVARSRRRGHWDREEGPKVVSLLGQKSLINTMEDVVMTQSGGDVQMFGPRKQWAKEASESVLQMLANTSPMSSDSVESADHHNTSTTNTSTDKKEARQRRRWDRNPPERLLSLLEKARLSRDSSTFLIRKADANPLLGPLSPSHGDDPDGSEPEVTVDDDRLQPRSDDEDTDFEEDSPCDWMNEAEKMLSERL; from the exons ATGGAAGGCTATTCAGAGCTTAAAGTAATCGGGGAAGGCTCTTTTGGTCGTGCTGTGTTAGTGCGGTGTAAAAACACTCTACAGGAGTATGTGGTGAAGGAAATCCAGCTGCCAAAG AATCAATCTAAATCGCTGAGTTCCCGAAGAGAAGCTGTGCTGCtgtccaggatgaaacatcctcACATCGTGGCCTTCAGGGAAGCGTTTGAag CTGACCACCTGCTGTGCATCGTTATGGAATACTGTAGGGGTGGTGATCTGCTGCGGAGGATTCAGCAACAGAAAACAACCTGTTTCACTCTGGATGAC ATCTTGAGGTGGTTTACTCAAATGTGTGCAGGAGCAATGTACATCCACGACATGCGGGTTTTGCATAGAGATTTGAAGTCCAAG AACATTTTCCTGACCGATAATGGGACCATCAAGCTCGGGGACTTTGGCTCAGCGTGTGTTCTGAACAG CCCGAAGGCTTATGCTCACACCTACGTAGGGACACCGTATTATGTGGCACCAGAAATCTGGGAGAATAAACCCTACAATAACAAAAG TGACGTCTGGTCTCTGGGCTGCGTCCTCTACGAGCTCTGCACCCTTCGACACCCGGTACTCGCCCTGGATTTGACCTCAAAACACTCTCAAACACTGTTGACGATGCATTCCTAT tttcAGGCCTCCAGCTGGAAGAATCTGATCCTGAAGGTGTGTCGGGGTTCGTATCCGCCGCTCCCAAAACACCTCCCCTACGAGCTGCAACATCTGCTCAAACAGATGTTCAAGACAAACCCCAAAGACCGGCCGTCGCTGCACACCCTCCTCACCTGTCACCGTGTGTCCAGACTCCTACGCGCACACCTGCCACCCCCCACCACCCAG GCTGTGGCTCGGAGCAGGCGGAGGGGTCACTGGGACAGAGAAGAGGGCCCGAAGGTTGTCAGTCTACTGGGACAGAAGAGTTTAATCAACACAAtggaag ATGTGGTGATGACTCAAAGCGGTGGCGACGTCCAAATGTTCGGTCCAAGAAAGCAGTGGGCGAAGGAGGCGTCTGAGTCTGTTCTGCAGATGTTGGCGAACACCAGCCCGATGTCGTCTGACAGCGTGGAGTCAGCTGATCACCACAACACCTCCACAACAAACACATCTACTGACAAAA AGGAGGCACGACAGAGGAGACGATGGGACAGGAACCCACCAGAGAGGCTCCTCAGTCTGCTGGAAAAGGCCCGACTCAGCAGGGACTCCAGCACCTTCTTAATTAGGAAAGCAG atGCTAACCCGCTGCTGGGACCTCTGTCTCCATCACACGGTGACGACCCTGATGGCTCAGAGCCAGAAGTGACCGTGGACGACGACCGACTTCAGCCACGGTCGGATGACGAGGACAC TGACTTTGAGGAAGACTCTCCATGTGACTGGATGAACGAAGCTGAGAAAATGCTTTCAGAGCGGCTGTGA
- the nek3 gene encoding serine/threonine-protein kinase Nek3 isoform X3 — MEGYSELKVIGEGSFGRAVLVRCKNTLQEYVVKEIQLPKNQSKSLSSRREAVLLSRMKHPHIVAFREAFEADHLLCIVMEYCRGGDLLRRIQQQKTTCFTLDDILRWFTQMCAGAMYIHDMRVLHRDLKSKNIFLTDNGTIKLGDFGSACVLNSPKAYAHTYVGTPYYVAPEIWENKPYNNKSDVWSLGCVLYELCTLRHPFQASSWKNLILKVCRGSYPPLPKHLPYELQHLLKQMFKTNPKDRPSLHTLLTCHRVSRLLRAHLPPPTTQAVARSRRRGHWDREEGPKVVSLLGQKSLINTMEDVVMTQSGGDVQMFGPRKQWAKEASESVLQMLANTSPMSSDSVESADHHNTSTTNTSTDKTCSPEEARQRRRWDRNPPERLLSLLEKARLSRDSSTFLIRKADANPLLGPLSPSHGDDPDGSEPEVTVDDDRLQPRSDDEDTDFEEDSPCDWMNEAEKMLSERL; from the exons ATGGAAGGCTATTCAGAGCTTAAAGTAATCGGGGAAGGCTCTTTTGGTCGTGCTGTGTTAGTGCGGTGTAAAAACACTCTACAGGAGTATGTGGTGAAGGAAATCCAGCTGCCAAAG AATCAATCTAAATCGCTGAGTTCCCGAAGAGAAGCTGTGCTGCtgtccaggatgaaacatcctcACATCGTGGCCTTCAGGGAAGCGTTTGAag CTGACCACCTGCTGTGCATCGTTATGGAATACTGTAGGGGTGGTGATCTGCTGCGGAGGATTCAGCAACAGAAAACAACCTGTTTCACTCTGGATGAC ATCTTGAGGTGGTTTACTCAAATGTGTGCAGGAGCAATGTACATCCACGACATGCGGGTTTTGCATAGAGATTTGAAGTCCAAG AACATTTTCCTGACCGATAATGGGACCATCAAGCTCGGGGACTTTGGCTCAGCGTGTGTTCTGAACAG CCCGAAGGCTTATGCTCACACCTACGTAGGGACACCGTATTATGTGGCACCAGAAATCTGGGAGAATAAACCCTACAATAACAAAAG TGACGTCTGGTCTCTGGGCTGCGTCCTCTACGAGCTCTGCACCCTTCGACACCCG tttcAGGCCTCCAGCTGGAAGAATCTGATCCTGAAGGTGTGTCGGGGTTCGTATCCGCCGCTCCCAAAACACCTCCCCTACGAGCTGCAACATCTGCTCAAACAGATGTTCAAGACAAACCCCAAAGACCGGCCGTCGCTGCACACCCTCCTCACCTGTCACCGTGTGTCCAGACTCCTACGCGCACACCTGCCACCCCCCACCACCCAG GCTGTGGCTCGGAGCAGGCGGAGGGGTCACTGGGACAGAGAAGAGGGCCCGAAGGTTGTCAGTCTACTGGGACAGAAGAGTTTAATCAACACAAtggaag ATGTGGTGATGACTCAAAGCGGTGGCGACGTCCAAATGTTCGGTCCAAGAAAGCAGTGGGCGAAGGAGGCGTCTGAGTCTGTTCTGCAGATGTTGGCGAACACCAGCCCGATGTCGTCTGACAGCGTGGAGTCAGCTGATCACCACAACACCTCCACAACAAACACATCTACTGACAAAA CGTGTTCTCCAGAGGAGGCACGACAGAGGAGACGATGGGACAGGAACCCACCAGAGAGGCTCCTCAGTCTGCTGGAAAAGGCCCGACTCAGCAGGGACTCCAGCACCTTCTTAATTAGGAAAGCAG atGCTAACCCGCTGCTGGGACCTCTGTCTCCATCACACGGTGACGACCCTGATGGCTCAGAGCCAGAAGTGACCGTGGACGACGACCGACTTCAGCCACGGTCGGATGACGAGGACAC TGACTTTGAGGAAGACTCTCCATGTGACTGGATGAACGAAGCTGAGAAAATGCTTTCAGAGCGGCTGTGA
- the lpar6a gene encoding lysophosphatidic acid receptor 6a, whose product MMYNTTVLMDISVQALLGNATELTNNCNKSDGFKYPLYSTVFSIVFVFGLITNMVAIYIFTCSLKLRNETTTYMMNLVASDLLFVFTLPLRVFYYININWPFGGMLCQVSVSLFYTNMYGSMLFLTCISVDRFLAIVYPFRSRMLRTKRNAKLVCGAVWVLVLSASLPTGFLLQPTTSDKKANATFCFENFSSKQWKSHLSKVVIFIETVGFLIPLLLNVCCSIMVLQTLRRPRTISRGGKLNKTKILRMIIVHLFIFCFCFIPYNVNLVFYALVRTKTLKGCFVESVVRTIYPIALCIAVSNCCFDPIIYYFTSETIQNSIKRKSQVSSTYDVKFSEALQSETSSSLQCSLRNLKAKVFHGESSV is encoded by the coding sequence ATGATGTACAACACAACCGTCCTGATGGACATCTCCGTCCAGGCATTGCTTGGGAATGCCACAGAGCTGACCAACAATTGCAACAAGAGCGATGGctttaagtaccccctgtacaGCACAGTCTTCAGCATCGTCTTTGTCTTCGGACTCATCACCAACATGGTGGCCATTTACATATTCACCTGCTCCCTGAAGCTGAGGAACGAGACCACCACCTACATGATGAACCTGGTGGCGTCGGACCTGCTGTTCGTCTTCACGCTACCGCTGCGAGTCTTTTACTACATCAACATTAACTGGCCCTTCGGAGGGATGCTGTGCCAGGTGTCCGTCTCGCTCTTCTACACCAACATGTACGGCAGCATGCTCTTCCTCACGTGCATCAGCGTGGATCGCTTCCTGGCCATCGTGTACCCTTTCCGCTCCAGGATGCTACGGACTAAGCGCAATGCCAAGCTGGTGTGCGGCGCCGTGTGGGTTCTGGTGCTGTCGGCCAGTCTCCCCACTGGGTTCCTGCTGCAGCCCACCACCAGCGACAAGAAGGCCAACGCAACTTTCTGCTTCGAGAACTTTTCGTCCAAGCAATGGAAGTCGCATCTGTCCAAGGTGGTGATTTTTATAGAGACCGTGGGCTTCCTGATCCCGCTGCTGCTCAACGTGTGCTGTTCAATCATGGTGCTACAGACCCTGCGTCGGCCTCGGACCATCAGTCGAGGGGGGAAGCTTAATAAAACCAAAATCCTACGCATGATTATCGTGCATTtgttcatattttgtttttgtttcatcccCTACAACGTGAACCTGGTGTTTTACGCTCTGGTTCGCACCAAGACTCTGAAAGGTTGCTTTGTGGAGTCGGTAGTCCGGACCATTTACCCCATAGCCCTTTGCATCGCCGTCTCCAACTGCTGCTTTGATCCCATTATCTACTACTTCACCTCGGAGACTATTCAGAACTCCATCAAGAGGAAGTCCCAGGTTAGCAGTACATATGACGTCAAGTTCTCCGAGGCCCTGCAGTCGGAAACCAGCTCCAGCTTGCAATGCAGCCTGAGGAATCTCAAAGCCAAGGTTTTCCACGGGGAGTCGTCGGTGTGA